GTTCAACCCGCCAAGCCTCGACACTTGTCCAGTGCAAGTCAAGCAAAGCCAAAGAAGCGATTGAAACAGTCTGCGACAAGGGCCGCGCCCTGCGCATCGTTCAAGTGCAGATGATGACCACCGGGCAAGGCCACCTGCTCGAAGGGTAGCTGCTCCAGCAGAATTGTGTGGCGCGCCAGCATGCCGTCCTCGGCGATCACCAGGCAGGTGGGGCAGCTCACCCGGCGCACAAAGGCCATGGCCTGCGCCTCGTTCAGGCGCACGGGCGACGGCAAGGTCAGGCGACTGTCGCTGCGCCAACTGTAACCGCCAGGCACCGGCATGAGCCCACGCTGGGCGAGCAGCTCGGCGGCTTCGCGACTGACTGCGACCATGCCCTTCATCCGCGCCTGCACGCCCTCTTCCAGGCTCGGGTACACCGACTTGCGCTTGCCATCCAGGCGCAGTTGCGCCTGCAGTGCCATACCCAGGCGCTCGGCGGCATCCTGCTCGGCGACCGTAGGCGGGATGACGCCATCGATCAACGCCAGATGGCTGATCCGTTCAGGCAGTGCGCCCGCCAGCTGCACCGAGATGATCGCCCCCAGCGAATGCCCGAGCAGGCCAAAGCGCTCCCAGCCCAGTTGCTCGGCTACCCGCAGCACGTCATGGGCATAATCGGCCAGGTTGTAGCTCGCCCCGGCTGGACGATGCTGTGAATAGCCGTGCCCGGCCAGGTCGAGCGCGACAATGCGCAGGCCTTTCAGGCGCGGGGCCAGATGGGCGAAGCTGTTGGCGTTGTCGAGCCAGCCGTGCAGAGCGATCACCGGCAGGCCGTCGGCAGGACCGAACAGGTGTGCAGCCAGTTCGATATGGCCTAAGCTCAGGCGAATCTCCTCGACCTGCGCACTCATGCCTGGCTCCAGCGATCGAACA
The Pseudomonas putida genome window above contains:
- a CDS encoding alpha/beta hydrolase, producing MSAQVEEIRLSLGHIELAAHLFGPADGLPVIALHGWLDNANSFAHLAPRLKGLRIVALDLAGHGYSQHRPAGASYNLADYAHDVLRVAEQLGWERFGLLGHSLGAIISVQLAGALPERISHLALIDGVIPPTVAEQDAAERLGMALQAQLRLDGKRKSVYPSLEEGVQARMKGMVAVSREAAELLAQRGLMPVPGGYSWRSDSRLTLPSPVRLNEAQAMAFVRRVSCPTCLVIAEDGMLARHTILLEQLPFEQVALPGGHHLHLNDAQGAALVADCFNRFFGFA